The Streptomyces sp. NBC_01244 genome contains a region encoding:
- the kdpF gene encoding K(+)-transporting ATPase subunit F — MSTETIVGIVVAVSLSGYLILAVFFPEKF; from the coding sequence GTGAGCACGGAAACCATCGTAGGCATCGTCGTCGCGGTCAGTCTGTCCGGCTATCTGATCCTGGCCGTGTTCTTCCCGGAGAAGTTCTGA